From the genome of Muricauda sp. SCSIO 64092, one region includes:
- a CDS encoding HD domain-containing protein — protein MENQNIVLRAAVFAAQLIIAEQPKNRVFHNLHHTLTVLEGAGRIGRAENLTEDELEMVLLAAVFHDLGHIKCYNGHEEVSMRFARKWLSEHQYPEDKTTIVLGCIGATKIPQSPKHILEQVVCDADLIHLSFESYPIYREMLRSEWEMELGLTYSDEEWIANNNKFLQDHSYFTAYGKNVLEPKKVKISNIYR, from the coding sequence ATGGAAAATCAAAATATCGTACTTCGTGCAGCCGTCTTTGCAGCGCAGTTAATTATTGCCGAACAGCCCAAAAATCGGGTGTTCCACAATCTACACCATACCTTAACGGTGTTGGAGGGTGCCGGAAGGATTGGCAGGGCGGAGAATTTAACGGAAGATGAATTGGAAATGGTTTTGCTTGCAGCGGTCTTCCATGATTTGGGGCATATAAAATGTTATAACGGCCATGAAGAAGTAAGTATGCGCTTCGCACGCAAATGGTTATCGGAACACCAATATCCCGAAGATAAAACCACTATTGTTCTGGGTTGTATCGGTGCAACAAAAATACCCCAAAGTCCAAAACATATTTTGGAGCAAGTGGTATGTGACGCAGACCTTATCCATTTATCTTTTGAGAGCTATCCAATATACCGGGAAATGTTGCGCTCCGAATGGGAAATGGAACTTGGATTGACGTATTCCGATGAAGAATGGATAGCGAATAATAACAAGTTTTTACAAGATCACAGCTATTTTACAGCGTATGGGAAGAACGTCTTAGAACCCAAAAAGGTGAAGATTTCCAATATATACCGTTGA
- a CDS encoding META domain-containing protein, with protein sequence MKLASTIGFALVILVSCSKKNANTSVIWISGFKTTCESGAGVSNCLLINKSDELTNDEWELFYSNIEGFEFQEGYLKKVEILEQKPNDNELAPMDKSISKYVLVKELEKRQDHRPLLVAHWRLKGIHGTLLDKKIPPPTLDFNLDEMKIHGNGGCNRYNGTIKQLGIKSIVFGNVFNTLSICTEANVENQYLASLDKISSYEVNDSILNLYDGQKNVIVSFVSRRKTDNRTKIHDIWSAVRIEGSPINSMVPVPRLEINTTEMKIYGNNGCNDYFGTLTDLTENSISFGKIGSTRKMCPQMEVPKRYDAALLKTRTFRFDGQALIFSDEEGEEILTFMKTD encoded by the coding sequence ATGAAACTTGCATCCACTATAGGGTTTGCCCTGGTAATCTTGGTTTCTTGTTCCAAAAAGAATGCTAATACATCCGTTATATGGATAAGCGGTTTTAAAACGACATGTGAATCAGGTGCAGGAGTATCCAATTGCTTACTTATAAATAAAAGCGATGAACTGACGAATGATGAATGGGAGCTATTTTATTCGAATATAGAGGGTTTTGAATTTCAGGAAGGTTATCTAAAGAAGGTTGAAATTTTGGAGCAAAAGCCCAATGATAATGAGCTTGCTCCAATGGATAAATCAATTAGTAAATATGTACTGGTTAAGGAATTGGAGAAAAGGCAAGACCATAGGCCTTTATTGGTAGCACATTGGCGGCTTAAAGGGATTCACGGAACTCTTTTAGATAAAAAAATACCTCCTCCAACTTTGGATTTTAATTTGGATGAAATGAAAATCCATGGAAATGGAGGGTGTAACAGGTATAACGGAACCATAAAACAGCTGGGAATCAAATCAATAGTATTTGGTAACGTGTTTAACACCCTCAGCATTTGTACCGAAGCCAATGTGGAAAATCAATATCTCGCCTCCCTGGATAAGATTTCCTCTTATGAAGTCAATGACTCCATTCTGAATCTATACGACGGGCAAAAAAACGTAATTGTGTCATTTGTGAGTCGCAGAAAAACCGATAATAGAACGAAGATTCATGATATTTGGTCAGCTGTCAGGATAGAAGGATCCCCAATAAACAGCATGGTCCCCGTCCCACGTCTGGAAATCAATACAACTGAGATGAAGATTTATGGTAACAATGGTTGTAACGACTACTTTGGAACATTAACCGATCTTACCGAAAACAGCATATCTTTTGGGAAGATAGGGTCTACACGAAAAATGTGTCCACAGATGGAGGTGCCAAAACGCTATGATGCCGCCCTATTAAAAACCCGGACCTTCCGTTTTGATGGGCAGGCTTTGATCTTTAGTGATGAAGAAGGTGAAGAAATTTTGACCTTTATGAAAACAGATTAA
- a CDS encoding beta-N-acetylhexosaminidase: MKKALKILGYLLLGVLLFVIGAVIFFTSKYDKASEVINEREKVFAETDVSFYRFEMESDSINEWMLLPVPKRIIPRAGNFAWPAQWEIVSDIPKSKDWVERLLEIDTDMGDSTASIRFLERKDLDPESYEFTIGPKGIEIHYSDEAGAYYAVVSLCHLKKQFPDTVESVQVLDQPDLSIRGFMLDISRDKVPQLHTLKNLVDKLSLLKYNHLQLYVEGFSFGYPSFKGLWEGKETPLTPEEIKALDSYCSERFIELVPNQNSLGHMQPWLETSEYAHLAECPDGYEIMPMQKVKTTLDVSNEESIALIEQMMDDMLPNFSSGKFNANLDEPFELGHCNNSDLAEEVGVGQLYLDFVVKVYELAQDRGKEFWMWGDIIGKHPELLDSLPSDITVLEWGYEAEHPFANNTERIKQAGFNFLVCPGTSSWMTLTGRTDNMLGNIENAVLNGMKNGARGMLLTDWGDLGHWQYLPISYPGIAYAGAISWNGNTSRNLSLERYLDNYIFEEKHRNLGEIVMDMGQSYHYEEFHMPNSSLNFWAYQFGISNPVLQESIYGAIEKKIPELIGDSLADILVQSRFQNRKRFEVEALHQHLDKIESDLNYFVDEKSLSGNSMGDGGESQTENQLRNGIQMVRLGAEMRKYSAEKEDWTSEERLAHLTTMKNRLNSIQEEHRRLWLIHNKEGGLDRSMKSFRKLDTELERLIKVENGSAFGKKMERLKEKVIGGAVNWFLEE, translated from the coding sequence ATGAAAAAGGCACTTAAAATTTTAGGATATTTACTTTTGGGCGTACTCCTTTTTGTTATAGGCGCTGTCATCTTTTTTACCTCCAAATACGATAAGGCATCAGAAGTTATCAACGAACGGGAAAAGGTATTTGCGGAAACTGATGTTTCTTTTTACCGTTTTGAGATGGAAAGTGATTCTATAAACGAATGGATGCTATTGCCCGTTCCAAAAAGAATCATACCCAGAGCGGGAAATTTTGCTTGGCCTGCCCAATGGGAAATCGTTTCGGATATACCAAAATCCAAGGATTGGGTCGAGCGTCTTCTTGAGATTGATACCGATATGGGGGACAGCACAGCTTCAATTCGATTTTTAGAGCGTAAGGATTTGGATCCCGAAAGCTATGAATTCACTATTGGTCCCAAGGGCATTGAAATCCACTATTCCGATGAGGCAGGGGCCTATTATGCCGTGGTTAGCCTGTGCCATCTAAAAAAACAGTTTCCCGATACCGTTGAATCCGTTCAGGTGTTGGACCAACCGGACTTGTCCATTAGGGGGTTTATGTTGGATATCAGCAGGGATAAGGTGCCCCAGCTACACACCTTAAAAAATCTTGTGGACAAGCTTTCCTTATTGAAATACAACCATCTGCAATTATATGTTGAAGGTTTTTCATTTGGTTATCCCAGCTTTAAAGGGCTGTGGGAGGGGAAAGAGACTCCCTTGACGCCAGAAGAGATTAAAGCGTTGGATAGCTATTGCAGTGAACGATTTATTGAATTGGTCCCCAACCAAAACTCATTGGGCCATATGCAACCCTGGTTGGAGACATCGGAATATGCCCATTTGGCCGAATGTCCCGATGGTTATGAGATCATGCCGATGCAAAAGGTGAAAACCACTTTGGACGTCAGTAATGAGGAAAGTATTGCGCTAATTGAGCAAATGATGGACGATATGTTGCCCAATTTCAGTTCGGGCAAATTCAACGCCAACTTGGATGAACCTTTTGAACTGGGGCATTGCAACAACTCGGATTTGGCCGAAGAAGTAGGGGTGGGCCAACTTTATCTTGATTTTGTGGTAAAGGTATACGAGTTGGCCCAAGATCGGGGGAAGGAATTTTGGATGTGGGGGGATATCATCGGAAAACATCCTGAGCTATTGGATAGTCTGCCCAGTGACATTACGGTTTTGGAATGGGGCTATGAAGCGGAACATCCATTTGCAAACAATACGGAACGCATTAAGCAAGCTGGTTTTAATTTTTTGGTCTGCCCTGGTACCAGTAGTTGGATGACACTCACCGGTAGAACCGATAATATGCTGGGAAACATTGAAAACGCTGTGCTTAACGGTATGAAGAATGGGGCAAGGGGAATGTTGCTTACGGATTGGGGGGACCTGGGACATTGGCAGTATTTGCCCATTAGCTACCCAGGTATTGCCTATGCCGGTGCCATTAGTTGGAATGGCAATACGTCCAGAAACCTGTCCTTGGAGAGGTATTTGGACAACTACATATTTGAGGAAAAGCATCGGAATCTGGGTGAAATCGTTATGGATATGGGACAGTCCTATCATTACGAGGAGTTTCATATGCCCAATTCAAGTCTTAACTTCTGGGCCTATCAATTTGGGATTTCCAATCCGGTCTTACAGGAATCCATATATGGTGCTATAGAAAAGAAGATTCCTGAATTGATCGGGGATAGTCTTGCCGATATCCTTGTTCAAAGTCGCTTTCAAAACCGAAAACGGTTTGAGGTGGAAGCGTTACATCAGCACCTGGACAAGATAGAGTCGGATTTGAATTATTTTGTTGATGAAAAGAGTCTTTCGGGAAATTCCATGGGGGATGGGGGGGAAAGTCAAACGGAAAACCAACTTAGAAATGGAATTCAAATGGTCCGTTTGGGAGCGGAAATGAGGAAGTATAGTGCAGAAAAGGAGGATTGGACAAGTGAAGAACGATTGGCCCATTTGACAACAATGAAGAATCGGTTGAATTCCATACAGGAAGAACACCGTCGCTTATGGCTTATCCATAACAAAGAAGGTGGACTGGACAGAAGTATGAAGTCCTTTCGGAAGTTGGATACGGAATTGGAACGGCTTATAAAAGTAGAGAATGGCAGTGCTTTTGGAAAGAAAATGGAACGTTTGAAAGAGAAGGTTATAGGAGGTGCGGTCAACTGGTTTTTGGAGGAATAG
- a CDS encoding DUF481 domain-containing protein, with amino-acid sequence MEKGVLEIDVPYGDENFKVKWLSIKEIHTESKFVVSIEDKLYQGRIASIADQRIKVFDNDSIYTTCALQDIVYLNPFKEGFANRFNAAIEVGFNLTKAQDLRQFSLRSSMSYKTDKWTADIAYNILRSSQDNVEPVNRSDGLLNYRRILLKNWYLIGTVATLSNTEQLLDLRANSQLGIGKFIVSSNRAYWGVKAGFNNNLERFTNETTNRNTWEGYLGSELNLYDTGNLELALVFMGYSGLTETGRYRADITFDTKYELPLDLFIRLGVSLNYDNRPAQNASETDYIVRTGIGWEW; translated from the coding sequence ATGGAAAAAGGGGTGCTGGAAATTGATGTTCCCTATGGGGATGAAAATTTTAAAGTGAAGTGGTTAAGCATCAAGGAAATCCATACGGAATCAAAATTTGTGGTGAGTATTGAGGACAAATTATATCAAGGCAGAATAGCCTCCATTGCCGATCAAAGGATAAAGGTTTTTGACAATGACTCCATTTATACCACATGTGCCCTCCAGGATATCGTCTATTTGAACCCGTTCAAAGAAGGGTTTGCGAATCGCTTCAATGCGGCCATAGAAGTAGGTTTTAATTTGACCAAGGCCCAGGACCTGCGTCAATTTTCGTTACGCAGTTCCATGAGCTATAAAACCGATAAGTGGACAGCCGATATTGCCTATAATATCCTAAGATCAAGTCAGGACAACGTTGAACCTGTCAATCGTAGCGATGGCCTATTGAATTACCGTCGTATTTTGCTCAAAAACTGGTATTTGATCGGTACCGTTGCCACGCTTTCAAACACAGAACAACTCCTTGACTTACGCGCCAATTCACAGCTGGGGATTGGCAAATTCATTGTTAGTTCCAACAGGGCCTACTGGGGCGTAAAAGCCGGCTTTAACAACAACCTGGAGCGATTTACCAATGAAACGACAAATCGCAACACCTGGGAAGGATATTTGGGCAGTGAATTGAATTTATATGATACGGGGAATTTGGAACTGGCATTGGTTTTTATGGGATACTCCGGCCTGACCGAAACAGGGCGGTATAGGGCGGACATCACTTTTGATACAAAGTATGAACTCCCTTTGGACCTCTTTATCCGGCTTGGTGTCTCACTTAACTATGATAACAGGCCAGCCCAAAACGCAAGTGAAACGGATTATATTGTAAGAACTGGTATTGGTTGGGAATGGTAA